TCTTTTCCTTCACGCAAGGCCTGGATGGCTGCGTCCATGTCGAATTGAATTTTGTGGGTCATGTTTCATCTCTTTTTGGTGTAGTTTAAAGAAATGACACAGAATTATGAACAGTACCCATATTGTCTGGGCAGGGTTGGGATAAAGTTATTGTCGTGAATCCGAAAAATTTCCAAGAATCATACGAAATCTAGTCTTTATGTTGCGCAGTCAAGGTTAATCGCAACAAAAACGAACATTTAATGGAATGTGAAACTTTGATTTGGTGTGATAAATTCGATTTGTGTCATGAAAATATTTTTCGCGCTGGTGTGCACCCACCCTACGGTTTATTCTCTTCCAGTAAGACTGGTTGAAATAATTGCGTGCTATGTGCCAGATGCGATGATTGACTTAGCGCAATGCGCTCACAAAGAAAACTAAAGCCTGTAGCGTTACAGGCTTTTTATTTTTTTGATGATGCCACTGGTAGATCGGCCATCGACGAAGTGCAGAATTTTTACTTCACCGCCATTGGCAGTGACGCAATCGTAACCGGCGACGTCTTCGGCTTTGTAGTCGCCGCCTTTCACCAGAATGTCCGGCAAAATGCTGCAGATTAAACGCTCTGGCGTGTCTTCACCGAATGGCACCACCCAGTCGACGCTGGCCAGACCGGCGAGGACCGCCATGCGATCTTCGACTTGATTGATTGGTCGCTCGGCACCTTTGAGGCGGCGTACGGAATCATCGTCGTTTACCGCAACGATCAGGCGATCGCCCAGGCGGCGTGCGGCTTCCAGATAGCTGACGTGACCGGCGTGCAAAATGTCAAAACAGCCGTTGGTCATGACGATGCGTTCGCCACGGGCGCGGGCATCGGCCACGGCGGCGATGACGTCATTTTCGCTGACTACGCCCATGTCGTGTTCCTGCTCACTTTTCAGTGCCAGACGCAGTTCAGATTCGGTGATGGCGGCGGTACCCAGCTTGCCGACTACGATGCCGGCGGCCAGATTGGCCAGGGCGGTTGACTCGTCCCACGGGGTGTCGCAGGCCAGTGAGGCGCCGAGCACGGAAATGACCGTGTCGCCGGCACCGGTGACGTCAAATACTTCGCGCGCTTGGGTGGGCAGGTGCAGGGCGGGCAGTTCGGCATCAAGCAGCGACATGCCGTGCTCGCCACGGGTGACCAGCAGTTTTTCCAGTTTCAATTCTGCCAGCAGTTTTTTGCCCTTGGCTACAATCTGGTCTTCATCGGCACAGTCGCCCACCACGGTGGTGAACTCGCCAAAATTCGGCGTAATGACGCTGGCACCGGCGTACTTGGAAAAATCGGTGCCCTTGGGGTCGACCAGTACCGGGATGTGCTGCTCGCGCGCCAAACGGATCAGGGTGGCAACCTCTTTGAGTGTGCCCTTGCCGTAGTCGGACAAAATCACCGCAGAGACATTGGCCAGTTGGCGGCGGTAGGTGTCCAGCAGTGGGCTTTGGTCAAATTGGCCCAGTGACTGTTCAAAGTCGAGGCGGATCAGCTGTTGATGACGGCTGATGATGCGTAGCTTGGTGATGGTGTCGATGCCGGGGAAACGGACAAACACGCAGCGGACCTTGGCTTGTTCCAGCTTGGCTTGCAGGGCGCGGCCCGCTTCGTCTTCACCGACCACGCCCAGCAGAGTAACCCTGGCACCCAGGGTAGCAATGTTGAGCGCCACGTTGGCAGCACCGCCGGGACGTTCTTCGTTGTTGCCCACATGGACCACCGGCACCGGGGCTTCCGGCGAAATCCGCGAGGTGGAGCCATGCCAGTAACGGTCAAGCATCAGATCGCCGACCACCAATACATGGGCCTGGCTGTAGTCGGGCAGGGAGAGCATCATCTTATTCATAGGGCGTTGGTGTGTTGTGAGTTACCGCGTTGGGGTAGAATTATACGTTCATTTGGCGAATAACGCAGTATAGGGGAATGGGGCAGCGTGGGCATGCAGATATCAGTGATAGTATCGGTTTATCGGGATGTTGAGGGATTAGCGGCGATTGTAAGAGCGCTGGAGGCGCAAACTGATACCGATTTTGAACTGATCATCAGTGAAGACGGCGAATCAGTGGAGATGGCGCAATTTGTGGCTACCTTGAGTCGTGCTCGATTGATTCATTCCTTTCAGCCGGATATTGGTTGGCGCAAGAACAAGGCACTAAACAACGCCATTAGGAAAGCGAGCGGGGATTATCTGATTTTTATCGATGGCGATTGTGTGCCGCATCCCCGTTTTGTTGAGTCTTACCGAAAAATTGCCCGTGTCGGTGAAATTGCTTCTGGGCGCAGGGTGATGTTGGGCGCAGGTTACAGCCAGTGTTTGCGTCAGGAAAAAATTACGACGAAGGTGATTTCATCTTCTTATCTTGTGCGTGTTTTCCCATTGCTATGGGACAAGGCGAAGGCATTGGAGGAAGGACTCTATTTTTCTGAGCGAGGGATTTTTTCGGCACTGTCACGTCGGCCAATGCGAGATGTTCTCGGTTGCAATTTTGGCGTGCATCGCACGGCGCTTGAGGCGATCAATGGTTTTGATGAAGATTATGTTGGGCCTGGTGCCGGTGAGGACAACGATATTCGGTGGCGGTTGGTGAAAAACGGCGTGAAGCTGGTTTCTTCGCGGAACATGGCCATTCTTTATCATCTTGAGCATCGAAAAACTAAGACATCGGATGCCAACTATCCATTGATGCAGCGTAAGCAACAGGAAGGATGCGTGCGCTGCCAGCATGGCCTGTTGGATCTCTCTGCAGAGAGTCAGTCAGTATGAGTACGGTAGACAATGCTCTGTCCCAGCTCTCCGCAGTGATTATCACCAAAAACGCGGCGGATACCATCGCACGCACGCTTAACAGTTTGGAGCGTTTTGACGAGGTGGTGATTTACGACAATGGTTCCAGTGATGGTACCCTGGAGATTGTGCGGGGCTATCCCAATGTCAGTCTGCATCAGGGCGAGTTTTTGGGGTTTGGGCCGAGCAAAAACCACGCGGTTTCACTGGCGCGGCATGACTGGGTGTTTTCCATTGATGCCGATGAGGTGTTGCCGGCGGCGTTGCTGGAGGAACTGGCTGGCTTGGCGCTGGATGAAGCCCGTCAGGCTTTTTTTGTGAATCGTACCAATCTGTTTATGGACAAACCCGTGCATCACAGCGGTTGGGGTGGCGATTGGTTGCTGCGCTTGTTTCATCGGCAGGTGCATCGATTCACGGATGCGATGGTGCATGAGCACGTGGCTACGCACGCGGAAACGCGACAAATCAAATTGAAAAACGCAATGCTGCATTATGCAGTGACGGATGTGGCGCAGTTTCTCAACAAGATCAACCGCTATTCTGAAATTCGTAAAGAGAACGCAAAAAAATCCTATCCACTGCCGGTGATTTTGCTTAAAGCCAAGTGGGCGTTTTTTCGCACCTATGTGTTACGGCGCGGGTTTATGGATGGCTGGCGCGGATTGGTGATTGCGGTATCCAACGCCAACGGCGTTTTTTATAAGAACATCAAAATCTACGCGGCGAAAAAACAATGAGAATAGGTCATATAAATCTGGCGCGCGGTTTTCGTGGTGGCGAGCGGCAGACCCAGTTGCTGATTGAGGCGCTGGACAGGCGCAACGAATTGCAGCAATCGCTGTTTATCCGCAAAGAATCGACCTTGGCGACGCGTTTGGCATCTACCAAAAGTCTGCAAATAACCCGAGTGGGTCGACCATTTATGTTCAGTGCCAGTGCAGCGCGTGATTGTCAGTTGCTGCATGCGCATGAAGGCAAGGCGGCGCATTTTGCGTTAATGGCGAACCTGCGGTACGGCATTCCGTACATCATTACCCGGCGCGTGTCGAATCGCCCCAAAGACAATTATTTTACCCGCCAGGTGTATCGTCGAGCAGCACGGGTTGTGGCGATTTCTACGGCGATTCGTGATTACATGCTGGACTATGATGCGACACTGCCCATGGAGGTGATTCCTTCCATGCAGGCAGAGCTGCCGGTGAATTCACTGGAAGTGGAAAAACTGCGTGCGCAATATCGAGACAAGTTTGTTGTTGGTCATATTGGCGCGTTGGTTCTGCAGCATAAAGGTCAGGAATATTTGATTGAAGCAGCAAGGCGTTTGGAAAAGACGCACCCACAAATTCATTTTGTGTTGCTCGGTGAAGGCAGGGATGGCGAAGCCTTGCGGTCAATGGCCAAGGATGTAGGTAATATCACCTTTGTGGGTTTTGTCGACAATGTGGGTGATTATATCTCGCTGTTTGATCTGTTTGTGTTTCCCTCGCTGGAGGAAGGGCTGGGGTCAACATTGCTGGATGTGATGAGCTTTTCAAGGCCGATAATAGCCAGTAACGTCGACGGTATTCCCGATATTGTGCATGACAACAAAACCGGTTTGTTGGTGCCGCCGCAGGACAGCGACGCGTTGTATCAGCGGATTGTGCAACTGCACGATGATCACTCGTTGCGGCAACGATTGGCGAAGGCAGGTAATGCCTTGGTGCAATCGTACCGACCTGATCCACTTAGTGGTGATTACCTGAATCTGTATCGCGAGTTGTTAAAATAAAAAACGCCCTCGATTGAGGGCATTTTTATTAGGCGGCATTATTGTCCAAACCGCATTGCAAATTGCCGGGCACGGCAATGTCGATGCGTTTGGGTTTGGGCAAGTTCATGGTATCCATGATGTGCATGAATTCCTGTTTGGTTTTGCCGGCCAGGCGTGGATTGGAGGCTTTTTCTTCGCCTATGGTGCTAGAAGTGAAGCCTTCGTAATCGTGACCTGGATAGACGATGGTCTCGTCTGGCAGCGTAAACAATTTATAAGCGATGGAGTCGTACAACGCAGAGGAATTGCCCTGCTGGAAGTCGGTTCGACCACAGGCTTTGATCAGCAACGCATCGCCAGTAAACACTGCGCCGGGAATCACATAGCTGACATCGCCGCTGGTGTGGCCGGGAGTGTGCAGCGTGTGGATTTGCTGCCCGCCCAATGAAAACACCATGCCTTCTTCAATTTGAATGTCTGCGCATTTAGCACCGCCATCGGCGTGCACCGCAGTTTGGCAACCAAACTCATTGCGCAGCAGGCCGGTAGCGGTGACGTGATCGGCATGCACGTGGGTTTCCAGCGCGTATTTCAGCGTCAGTCCCAGTTCGCGAATGTATTTGCTGTCACGTGCGAATTTTTCTTTCACCGAGTCGATGATGGCCGCCTCTTTGGTGGTTTCGTCCCACAACAGATAGGTGTAGGTCCAGGTATCGTGATCAAACAGTTGACGAACTTGCATGACGAATTCTCCTCGCTGTTAGGCTGACATGAAATTTTTCACGCCGCCGGCATTGTAAACATCGCGAAAACCCATGGCTTGCAGAATCATGCGCGCCTGTTCGCTGCGACCACCGCTCAGACAGTAGACCACCACTGGCTTGCTCTCGTCCAGGTGGGTGGTGGCCAGATGCGGAATATGGCTGACCGGAATGTTGATCGCGCCGGGTGCCGCGCCGCTGGCGTATTCGGCAGGATTGCGGACATCCACCAATTGCGCGCCGGCTTCGTTAACCAGTTTCATGGCTTGTTGTGCGGAGATAATGTGACTCATGGGATGCCTCCTTAGGAATTGGCAAGAGTAAGTTTTTCGCATAACCCCAGCAGCAAGGTTTGTTCTTGCGCTGTCAGGGTGTCGAGTAATCGCTGTTGCGTTTGACAGCGTACATGCTCAATCGCAGCCAGCTTCTGTTGGCCAAGGTCAGTGACCTGGTACAGGCGCTCCTGGGTTCCCTTGACGTTGATCTTGGCCACCCAGCCATTGCTTTCCATGACCGACAGCTTGCGCGACAGTACGCTGCGTTCGGTGATGCTTTGCTCGGCAATTTGCTTGACGCTGACTGGGCCATGTTTGGCGATCAGCTGTAGTACCGGCACCTGCGTGGCGCGTATGCCGTGGGGGCGATAGGCGTCTTCGTAGGTTTTTAGTACCCAGTGGCTGGCGCGCAACATCTGGATGTTCAGGCAGCTGGTGGTTTGATTGGTCATAAGGTCACC
This DNA window, taken from Gammaproteobacteria bacterium, encodes the following:
- a CDS encoding MarR family transcriptional regulator, yielding MTNQTTSCLNIQMLRASHWVLKTYEDAYRPHGIRATQVPVLQLIAKHGPVSVKQIAEQSITERSVLSRKLSVMESNGWVAKINVKGTQERLYQVTDLGQQKLAAIEHVRCQTQQRLLDTLTAQEQTLLLGLCEKLTLANS
- a CDS encoding MBL fold metallo-hydrolase, with translation MQVRQLFDHDTWTYTYLLWDETTKEAAIIDSVKEKFARDSKYIRELGLTLKYALETHVHADHVTATGLLRNEFGCQTAVHADGGAKCADIQIEEGMVFSLGGQQIHTLHTPGHTSGDVSYVIPGAVFTGDALLIKACGRTDFQQGNSSALYDSIAYKLFTLPDETIVYPGHDYEGFTSSTIGEEKASNPRLAGKTKQEFMHIMDTMNLPKPKRIDIAVPGNLQCGLDNNAA
- a CDS encoding glycosyltransferase, coding for MQISVIVSVYRDVEGLAAIVRALEAQTDTDFELIISEDGESVEMAQFVATLSRARLIHSFQPDIGWRKNKALNNAIRKASGDYLIFIDGDCVPHPRFVESYRKIARVGEIASGRRVMLGAGYSQCLRQEKITTKVISSSYLVRVFPLLWDKAKALEEGLYFSERGIFSALSRRPMRDVLGCNFGVHRTALEAINGFDEDYVGPGAGEDNDIRWRLVKNGVKLVSSRNMAILYHLEHRKTKTSDANYPLMQRKQQEGCVRCQHGLLDLSAESQSV
- a CDS encoding glycosyltransferase family 2 protein; this encodes MSTVDNALSQLSAVIITKNAADTIARTLNSLERFDEVVIYDNGSSDGTLEIVRGYPNVSLHQGEFLGFGPSKNHAVSLARHDWVFSIDADEVLPAALLEELAGLALDEARQAFFVNRTNLFMDKPVHHSGWGGDWLLRLFHRQVHRFTDAMVHEHVATHAETRQIKLKNAMLHYAVTDVAQFLNKINRYSEIRKENAKKSYPLPVILLKAKWAFFRTYVLRRGFMDGWRGLVIAVSNANGVFYKNIKIYAAKKQ
- a CDS encoding glycosyltransferase, whose translation is MRIGHINLARGFRGGERQTQLLIEALDRRNELQQSLFIRKESTLATRLASTKSLQITRVGRPFMFSASAARDCQLLHAHEGKAAHFALMANLRYGIPYIITRRVSNRPKDNYFTRQVYRRAARVVAISTAIRDYMLDYDATLPMEVIPSMQAELPVNSLEVEKLRAQYRDKFVVGHIGALVLQHKGQEYLIEAARRLEKTHPQIHFVLLGEGRDGEALRSMAKDVGNITFVGFVDNVGDYISLFDLFVFPSLEEGLGSTLLDVMSFSRPIIASNVDGIPDIVHDNKTGLLVPPQDSDALYQRIVQLHDDHSLRQRLAKAGNALVQSYRPDPLSGDYLNLYRELLK
- a CDS encoding rhodanese-like domain-containing protein, giving the protein MSHIISAQQAMKLVNEAGAQLVDVRNPAEYASGAAPGAINIPVSHIPHLATTHLDESKPVVVYCLSGGRSEQARMILQAMGFRDVYNAGGVKNFMSA
- the hldE gene encoding bifunctional D-glycero-beta-D-manno-heptose-7-phosphate kinase/D-glycero-beta-D-manno-heptose 1-phosphate adenylyltransferase HldE; its protein translation is MMLSLPDYSQAHVLVVGDLMLDRYWHGSTSRISPEAPVPVVHVGNNEERPGGAANVALNIATLGARVTLLGVVGEDEAGRALQAKLEQAKVRCVFVRFPGIDTITKLRIISRHQQLIRLDFEQSLGQFDQSPLLDTYRRQLANVSAVILSDYGKGTLKEVATLIRLAREQHIPVLVDPKGTDFSKYAGASVITPNFGEFTTVVGDCADEDQIVAKGKKLLAELKLEKLLVTRGEHGMSLLDAELPALHLPTQAREVFDVTGAGDTVISVLGASLACDTPWDESTALANLAAGIVVGKLGTAAITESELRLALKSEQEHDMGVVSENDVIAAVADARARGERIVMTNGCFDILHAGHVSYLEAARRLGDRLIVAVNDDDSVRRLKGAERPINQVEDRMAVLAGLASVDWVVPFGEDTPERLICSILPDILVKGGDYKAEDVAGYDCVTANGGEVKILHFVDGRSTSGIIKKIKSL